Proteins co-encoded in one Melitaea cinxia chromosome 13, ilMelCinx1.1, whole genome shotgun sequence genomic window:
- the LOC123659180 gene encoding 46 kDa FK506-binding nuclear protein — protein MFWGLIMEPNKRYSQVVEKPFHISQAAMDISTGDNDPCQVMIVVDGKNFLVCTLQKNKTIQVPLDLYFKAGDSVSFLTNGKCNVHLTGYLDPEFEDEPSDEEEAEEEEEEEVPALVPAKNKRKLENSNEGSANKKAKQEKKGKKAAAAEDSSDSEDEGDDPLQKFLEGEDIDTDENDESFKANTSAEATDSDEEDDDEEEEEDNDDDEEEEEDSSEKAETTLESSQDGSNVDVSKLSRSQKRRLKKKLQKEKQPQVNGVDKPKKEKQAEQQKVDKKKPEAKKDAQDGEKREKKTLSGGVFIEDIKVGTGPVAKPGKVVLVYYEGRLKQNNKMFDSCQKGPGFKFKLGAKEVITGWDIGVAGMKVGGKRKIVCPPAMGYGAKGSPPVIPPNSTLVFEVELKNIK, from the exons ATGTTTTGGG GATTAATAATGGAACCGAACAAGCGGTACTCCCAAGTTGTGGAGAAACCATTCCATATCTCGCAGGCGGCTATGGACATCTCAACCGGTGACAATGATCCTTGCCAAGTCATGATTGTGGTGGATGGCAAGAACTTCCTCGTGTGCACATTGCAGAAGAACAAAACCATTCAAGTGCCCCTTGATTTGTATTTCAAGGCTGGAGATTCGGTTTCTTTTTTGACCAATG GCAAATGCAATGTCCATTTAACGGGATACTTGGACCCTGAATTTGAGGATGAGCCTTCAGACGAGGAGGAggcagaagaagaagaagaggaggAAGTACCAGCTCTGGTCCCTGCTAAGAATAAGAGGAAACTAGAGAACAGCAATGAGGGCAGTGCTAACAAGAAGGCTAAG CAAGAGAAAAAGGGCAAGAAGGCTGCTGCTGCCGAAGACAGTTCTGACTCAGAGGATGAAGGAGACGATCCATTACAGAAGTTCCTAGAGGGTGAGGACATTGATACTGATGAAAATGATGAATCTTTCAAGGCCAATACATCCGCTGAAGCAACAGACAG tgatgaagaagatgatgatgaagaagaaGAGGAGGATAACGATGACgatgaagaagaagaggaagattCTTCGGAAAAGGCAGAAACAACTCTTGAAAGCAGCCAGGACGGCAGCAATGTAGATGTCTCCAAATTGTCGAGGTCTCAGAAACGTCGCCTTAAGAAAAAACTTCAAAAAGAGAAACAGCCACAAGTGAATGGAGTTGACAAACCCAAG AAAGAGAAACAAGCGGAGCAGCAAAAGGTTGACAAGAAAAAACCTGAAGCTAAAAAAGATGCTCAAGATGGTGAAAAGAGAGAAAAGAAGACACTCTCAGGTGGAGTGTTTATTGAAGACATAAAAGTAGGCACCGGACCAGTCGCTAAACCTGGCAAAGTCGTCCTG GTGTATTATGAAGGTCGTCTGAAGCAGAACAACAAGATGTTTGACAGCTGCCAGAAGGGACCTGGTTTCAAGTTCAAGTTGGGTGCCAAGGAAGTTATCACTGGATGGGACATCGGTGTTGCTGGTATGAAGGTCGGAGGAAAGAGAAAGATTGTATGCCCACCTGCGATGGG